The sequence below is a genomic window from Nocardia fluminea.
TCGTGGTGCCGTCGGCCGACGTCACAGTCTGCATCGTGGTTCCTCTCGATAAAACGGGGGTGCGACCACCGGACTCGACCGTACTCGATCGGGTCCGGTGCAGGTCGGCACGGGTTTCCGGTGGATGTCAGTGAGCGACGAGCTCGGCGTGCGCACGCGGCGCGGATACCGGGGCGGCGCGCAGGCCCGCGGCGAACACGGCGACCCAGCCCCACGCGAGGAACGAGGCGGCGGCGAAAGTGACGCTCATCAGGCCGGGAATCGTGAAGGGCCCCACCAGGAACACCACGAACGCGACCAGACTCGCCGGGGCGGCGGTGGTGTTGCCCTGGGCCCGCAGCCGCCGGAACACGATGATGTCGAAGGCGAGCAACGCGAGCCCGGCGACACCCGAGGCAACCCCGTGCAGCGTCCCGTGCCAGGTCATGACCTCGGCCGCGCCTACCGGGTAGCCGGCGATCGGATCGCAGGCGAACAGCCCGGCGCCGATCAGGCCCGCCGCGAAAACGCCGACCGACCTCGGCGCCCACACCCGGCCGATCCCCTCGGTCATCCGCCGACGCAGCCCCAGCGCCACCATCGCGAACAGCGCACCGGTGACGATGAAGTTCGCCGTCTGGATCCAGCCGAGCGGTCCGGTGGCGAGCTGGCTGATCATGTGCCGGGTGATGTCGAACCCGTCCTTGGTGAATGCCTGGGTCAGCGCGGTCACGAAGAACAGCGGGACGGCAACAAGCCCTGCGGCGAGCATCTTGTCGGTCTTCATCGTTTTCTCCTGTCGAGATGGCTTGCTCGTTCAGACGGTGTGTGCCCGGTGAACTCATCGGTGCCGAAGCAGCTAATCTGAACGCTGTCCAGAAGAGTAGAGAGCTATCTGGACGCTGTCCAAATAGAGTGAGGCAGATCACTATGGAGGTCGGATGACCGGGACGAGCGACGGCGGAAAACGCCGCGCGACCTATCGGCACGGGGCTTTGAAGCCGGCGCTCATCGAGGCGGGAACGGCGTTGGCGCGCGAGGGTGGACCCGAGGCGATCGTGTTGCGCGAAGCTGCCAGGCGGGTCGGCGTCGCACCGAATGCCGCCTACACGCACTTCGCGGGACGTGGAGCCCTCGTTCAGGCGGTGGCGACAGCGGCACTGTCGGAGATGGCGGCCACGATGGCGGCCGAGCAGGACGCGCTGCCCGAGATTCCCGATCCCGTACGCGCGGCACGGGCTCGATTTCGCAGCGTCGGTGCGGGCTATCTGCGCTTCGCGCGGGCCGAACCCGGTCTGTTCCGAACGGCTTTCGCGACGCAGGAGGATGTCTCGGCGGTCGCCGAACCCGCCGCGGCCGGACCGACCGGGCGGTCGGGGATAGAGCTACTCGGTGACGCGCTCGACGAGCTGGTCGCCACCGGAACCCTGCCTGCCGAGCGCAGGCCGGGCGCGGAGTTCTTGGCGTGGGCGACGGTGCACGGCTTGGCGACCCTGGCCATCGAAGGGCCGCTGCGGATGCTCGACGAACCGCAGATCGACCACCTGTCCGGACTGCTCCTCGACCTGATCGACCGCGGAATCTGATCAGAACAACATCGGTTCGCCGAAGCCCGGCGTCCGTTCGATCTCCAGCAGCCGCGCCTTGGTGCCGATCCCGCCCGGCGCCGAGAAGCCGTGCAGCGCGTGGTCGGCGGCGAGTACCCGATGGCAGGGGATGAGGAGCGGAATCGGATTGCGCCCCAACGCTTGTCCGACGGCCTGCGCGGAACCCGGAGCGCCGAGACGACTCGCGATATCGCCGTAGCTGAGCGTGTGCCCCGGGTCGATCGCGCGCGTCACCGCGTACACGGCGCGATGGAATTCCGGCACACCGCGCAGATCCACGTCGATCCAGCGCAGCGCGTCGACCGCTCCGTCGAGGTGGGCGCGAATTCCCGCGATCGCCTCGACGATC
It includes:
- a CDS encoding DUF998 domain-containing protein, which gives rise to MKTDKMLAAGLVAVPLFFVTALTQAFTKDGFDITRHMISQLATGPLGWIQTANFIVTGALFAMVALGLRRRMTEGIGRVWAPRSVGVFAAGLIGAGLFACDPIAGYPVGAAEVMTWHGTLHGVASGVAGLALLAFDIIVFRRLRAQGNTTAAPASLVAFVVFLVGPFTIPGLMSVTFAAASFLAWGWVAVFAAGLRAAPVSAPRAHAELVAH
- a CDS encoding TetR/AcrR family transcriptional regulator → MTGTSDGGKRRATYRHGALKPALIEAGTALAREGGPEAIVLREAARRVGVAPNAAYTHFAGRGALVQAVATAALSEMAATMAAEQDALPEIPDPVRAARARFRSVGAGYLRFARAEPGLFRTAFATQEDVSAVAEPAAAGPTGRSGIELLGDALDELVATGTLPAERRPGAEFLAWATVHGLATLAIEGPLRMLDEPQIDHLSGLLLDLIDRGI
- a CDS encoding methylated-DNA--[protein]-cysteine S-methyltransferase codes for the protein MSDSTQTETVVSALFDTAIGLCAIAWHGDDVVRFQLPEASEEETLARITRPFDGSPVPESAPGPVIVEAIAGIRAHLDGAVDALRWIDVDLRGVPEFHRAVYAVTRAIDPGHTLSYGDIASRLGAPGSAQAVGQALGRNPIPLLIPCHRVLAADHALHGFSAPGGIGTKARLLEIERTPGFGEPMLF